Genomic DNA from Corallococcus macrosporus:
CAACAACGAGGACTTCGAGGCGCTGCACGACTTGCCCCAGGGCGGGGAGCTGGCGCCGGACGTCCACTACCTGGGCCGCGCGGGCCTGCGCACCCTGGGCCCCCTGCGCGTGGCGTACCTGTCCGGCATCCACGCTCCGCGCTTCATCGACCAGCCGCTGAAGCGGCCCACGTCGCTGGATACCGCGAAGCAGGCGGGCTACTTCCGCACACCGGAGGTGGAGCAGGTGGCCTCGGCGCGCGACGTGGACCTGCTGCTGGTGCACGAGTGGCCCCGGGGCATCGTGCAGAAGGCCCGCGACGAGCGCCTGGCCCCCGCGCGCCCCCTGCCGTCACCGTGGATTGGCAACCCGGTGACGCGCAAGCTGGTGGACACGGTGCACCCGAAGTGGGTGCTCTGCGGCCACTCGCACAAGCCCTTCGCGGTGGCGCTGGAGACGCACGGGCGCACGACGTCGCGCGTGGCGTGCCTGGACCAGGCGGCCCGGCCGGACACCGCCGTCTTCTGGCTGGAGTTCGAGGGCCGCGAGGCCCAGCGCGCTGGCTGGGGCGTGTCCGGCGTCGCCACCTGGCAGGCCGGGCAGCGCTGGGGGATGCACACGCTGCCGCCCACGGAGCCGGACGGGCCGGGCAGCGTCCCCGCGGACAACGGCGCTACAGCTTGATGATGTCCACGCCCTTGCGCGGCAGCTCCACGCGGAACTCCGTGTAGGGCCCGGTGCCGGACAGCACCTCCACGCCGCCCTGATGCGCGTGGATGATCTGCTGGACGATGTAGAGCCCCAGCCCCAGGCCCTCGCCCCGGCCCCGGCGCTGGTTGCCGCCCCGGAACGGGTCGAAGAGGAAGGGCAGCTGGTGGGGCGGGATGACGCCCACGTTGGTGATGGTGAAGCGCAGGGCGTCGTCGCGCGTGCCGTCCACGCGGATGCGCACGGGCTCCGCGGCGTCGCCGTGCTGGAGCGCGTTGCCGATGAGGTTGGAGGCCACCTGCGCCAGCCGGTCCGCGTCCCAGTCCCCCACGAGGTCGCCGTCCTGCTGGACCTCGATGCGGTGGCGGGGCCACGCCGTCTGGTGCTCCTGCACCATGCGCTGCACCAGTTGCCCGAAGTCCGTCTCCCCCCGGCGCAGCGGGATGCCGCCCGCCAGCCGCGCGCGCGCCAGGTCCAGCACGTCTTCAATCATCCGGCCCATGCGCTTGCCCGCGGTCATCATCCGCGTGGCCGTCTTCTTCACGGCCTCGTCGTCCGAGCGGCGCTGGAGCAGGTCCGCCGCGGTGAGGATGGCGGAGAGGGGGTTGCGCAGGTCGTGGCCCAGCACGGCGGTGAACATCTCGTTGAGGCGCAGCGTCTCCGCGAGCGTGTCCAACTGCTGCGCCAGTTGCTGCTTCTGGCGGTGCACCTGGAAGAAGACCTCCGCCTTGCTGCGCAGCGCGCGCGCCTCCAGCGGCTTGTAGAGGAAGTCCACCGCGCCCGCCTCGTAGCCCTTGAAGCTGCGGCCGGGGTCGCCCGTGCCCGCGGTGACGAAGATGATGGGCACGTCGCGCGTGCGCTCGGAGCCGCGCATCAGCTCCGCCAGCTCGAAGCCGTCCATCTCCGGCATCTGCACGTCCACGAGCGCGAGCGCGAACTCGTGTTGCAACAGCAGCTCCAGTGCCTCCGCGCCGGAGCGGGCGCAGTGCACCTCCACGTCGTCACGCCGCAGCACGGCGGAGAGCGCCAGGAGGTTCTCCTCCAGGTCATCGACGAGCAGGCACTTCACCCGGGAGGCCACGGCCAGGGGCTCCTTGCTGAGGACGGACAACTCAGATAGCACCGCCATCTCCCCATGCCCGGAAGACGGCGGGCATCTGTTCAAGAGGAAGCACGAAATCCACCGGCCCGGCCGCGAGCGCCGCCGCGGGCATGGTGGCCACACGCGCGGTGTCAGGCTTTTGCACCAGCGTGACGCCGCCCGCGCGGTGCACGGCCTGGAGGCCCAGGGCTCCGTCCGTGTTGGCGCCCGTCAGCAGGACGCCGCCCAGGCGCGCGCCGTAGACGTCCGCCGCGGACTCGAAGAGCACGTCGATGGCGGGGCGGGAGAAGTGCACCGGGGCGTCCTGGGACAGCGCGAGCGTGGGGCCGTGCGCGTCCCGGTCCACGAGCAGGTGGTAGTCCGGCGGCGCGAAGTAGACGGTCCCCGGCTCGATGGGCTGCTTGTCGCCGGCCTCGTGCACCGGCAGCGCGCAGTGGGGGGTGAACACGTTCACCAGCAGGCTGGGGTGGCCGCGGGGGATGTGGATGACGATGAGCAGCGCGGGCCGGAAGTCGCGGGGCAGCGTGGGCAGCAGCCGTGACAGCGCCTCCACCCCGCCGGCGGACGCACCCAGCACGATGGCGTCGACGCGCGTCGCGGGCGGCGGGGCGGAAGGATGGCGCGGACGGGACATGGGGCCTCTAGCGTTTCTGGTAGAGCCGGTCCTCGGGGACGACGGGGGTGAACGTGGCCTCGTGCGAGGAGAAGCGCAGCGACTCGCGCGCCCCCAGCCCCAGGAACCCCTTGTGACAGAGCGACTCCGCGAAAAGTCCCAGCGCGCGCTCCTGCAGCTCGCGGTTGAAGTAGATGAGCACGTTGCGGCACGACAGGAGCTGCACCTCCGCGAACACGCTGTCGGTGGCCAGGCTGTGGTCGGAGAAGACGATGTGCCCCTTGAGTGAACGGTCGAACACCGCGCCGCCGTACGCGGCCGTGTAGTAGTCCGACAGCGACGTGCGCGCGCCGGACAGCCGGTGGTTCTGGGTGAAGGCCGCGATGCGCTCCACCGCGTACACGCCGGCCTCCGCGCGCTGCAGCGCACTGGGGTTGATGTCCGTGGCGTAGATGAGCGTGCGCTCCAGCAGCCCCTCCTCGCGCAGCAGGATGGCGAGCGACCACGCCTCCTCGCCCGTGCTGCACCCGGCGATCCACACCTTGAGGGACGGGTAGGTGCGCAGCACCGGGACCACGTGCTCGCGCAGGGCGCGGTAGTAGGACGGGTCGCGGAACAGCTCGCTCACCTGCACGGTGAGGTAGTCCAGCAGCGCGGGGAACAGCGCGGGCTCATGCAGCACGCGGTCCTGGAGCTGGGACAGGGTGGCGCAGTCGAAGTGGTCCGCGGCCTGCGCCAGCCGGCGCTTGAGCGACGACGCGGCGTAGCCCCGGAAGTCGTAGTGGTACTTCAAGTACAGCGCCTCGAGCAGCAGCCGCAGCTCGATGTCGAAGTCCTTCGACGCCACGTCGAGCATTCGCGGCCTCATCCCTTGGGCATCCATACGCGCAAGAGCGACAGCAGCTTCTCCACGTCCAGCGGCTTGGCGATGTAGTCGTTGGCGCCCGCCTGGAGGCACTTCTCCTGGTCGTCGCGCATGGCCTTCGCGGTGAGCGCGATGATTGGCAGCTTGCGCCACGCGTCCTGCTTGCGGATTTCCCGCGTGGCGGTGATGCCGTCCATCTCCGGCATCATCACGTCCATGAGCACCAGGTCCACCGCGAGCTGGGGCTGGGCCAGGCTCTTCGTCAAGAGGGCCAGGGCCTCCTTGCCGTTGCGGGCAATTTCCACCTTCGCGCCCCGGGGCTCCAGCACGCTGGAGAGGGCGAAGATGTTCCGCACGTCGTCCTCCACCACGAGGATGCGGCGGCCCTCCAGCGTGGACTCGCGGTCGCGCGCGGCCTGGAGCATGCGTTGGTGCTCCGGCGGCAGGTGCGACTCCACCTGGTGCAGGAACAGCGTCACCTCGTCCAGCAGCCGCTCCGGGGAGCGCACGCCCTTGATGATGATGGAGCGTGAGAAGCGGCGCAGGCGCTGCTCCTCGTCGCGGCTGAGCGTGTGCCCGGTGTAGACGATGACGGGCGGGAAGGAGACGGCTTCCTCCGCGGCCATGCGCTCCAGGAAGTCATGGCCGCTCAGGTCCGGCAGCTGCAGGTCCATCACGATGCAGTCGAAGGTTTGCTCGCGCAGCCGCTGGAGCGCGGCGTGCGCGGTGGAGAGTGCCTCCACCTGCACGCCCTCCGTCTCCAGCAGCTTCTGGAGGCTCTCGCGCTGGCGGGGGTCGTCCTCCAGCACCAGCACCCGGCGCGGGCCCGGTGTGGACTTCGTCTCCAGCGTGCGGAAGACGTCCAGCAACTGCTCGCGCTGCACGGGCTTGAGCGCGAAGCCCACCGCGCCCAGCTCCAGCGCCTCGCGCGTCCGGTCGGAGGCGGACAGCACGTGCACCGGGATGTGGCGCGTGCGCGGGTCGCGCTTGAGCTGATCCAACACGGTGAAGCCGGAGTGGTCCGGCAGGTTCATGTCCAGGATGATGGCGTGCGGCGTGTGGCGGAGCGCGGCGGCCAGGCCATCCGTGGCGGTGGAGGCCATGACGCACAGGAAGCCCAGCTCCCGGGCCTGGTCGCGCAGGACGAGCGCGAACCGGGCGTCGTCCTCCACCACCAGCAGCACGCGCGAACTGGGGGTGATCCGCTCGCGGTCGTCCTCCAGGGCCGGCGGCGAGGCCAGGGGCTCGGGCCGGGTCTCGGCGCGCGGGGCCACGGGCCGGACGGCGGCGGGGGCCGGGGGCGCTTCACGGACCACGGGCAGCGGGGTGCCCGGACGCAGGGGGAGGGTGACGGTGAAGGTGCTGCCTTCGCCGGGTGCGCTGCTCACGGTGACGTCGCCACCCAAAAGCCGCGCCAGGTCGCGGGAGATGGACAGGCCCAGGCCGGTGCCACCGTACTTGCGGTGGGTGCTGCCGTCAGCCTGACGGAAGGCCTCGAAGATGAGGCCCTGGAGCTCGCGCGGGATGCCGATGCCGGAGTCGCGCACGCTGAACGTCACGCGTCCCGGCTCCGGAGCGGCGACGGTGAGGGCCACCTCGCCGGCCTCCGTGAACTTGAAGGCGTTGGCGAGCAGGTTCTTGAGCACCTGTCCCAGCCGCTGCGGATCCGTCTCCAGCGTGGCAGGCACGTCCGGCGCGAGGGTGGTGGTGAAGCGCAGGCCCTTCTGCCCGGCCACGGGCTGGAAGGTGCGCTCCAGGTTCTCCACGAAGCGCTGGAGGCCGACGGACTCCCACTGCACCTCCATCTTGCCTGCTTCGATGCGCGACAGGTCCAGGATGTCGTTGATGAGGGCCAGCAGGTCGTTGCCCGCGGCGCCGATGGTCTGCGCGAACTTCACCTGTTCAGCGGTGAGGTTGCCCTCCTTGTTGTCCGCCAGCAGCTTCGCGAGGATGAGCGAGCTGTTGAGCGGCGTGCGCAGCTCGTGGCTCATGTTGGCCAGGAACTCGCTCTTGTAGCGGCTGGTGCGCTCCAGCTCCGTGGCCTTCTCCGTGAGGGTGGCCTGTGCCAGGACCAGGCTGTCGCGCTGGTTCTCCAGCAGGCGCGCCTGTTGCTCGAGCTGCGCGTTGGTCTGCTCCAGCTCCGCCTGCTGGGTCATCAGCCGCGACTGGGACTCCTTGAGGATGCGGCTCTGCTCTTCAATCTCCTCGTTGGAGACGCGCAGCTCCTCCTGCTGGGCCTGGAGCTCCTCGGCCTGTCGCTGCGTCTCCGCCAGGAGCTGTTCCAGGCGCGTGCGGTCGTGCGAGGCGCGCACCGCGACGCCAATGGCCTCCGACACCCGCTGGAGCAGCTCCCGGTCCGACGGGTGCACCGGGTGCAGGAAGCCCAGCTCCACCACGGCGTTGACCTGTCCGTCCACCTGGGAGGGCGCGATGAGCACGTGGCGGGGGCGGCCCCGGGCCAGGCCGGAGGCGATGGGCAGGTAGCCTTCCGGCACGTCGCGCAGGTGGAAGGCGCGGCCGTCCTTGAGGGCCTGTCCGGCCAGGCCTTCGCCGGGGGCCAGGTGCTCGCTGCGCGCGTCCAGCTCCGGAGGCAGGGCGTGGCCCGCGACGCGGCGGAAGCGGTTCGTCGTGTCCGCGAGGTAGAGCGCCCCCACCTGGGCGTCCAGCGTGTCGGCGAGGACGCGCAGGATGTTCTCGCCCAGCCGGTCCAGCCGCTGTTCGCCCTGCATGCGGAGGGAGAGCGCGGCCTGGCCGGCCTGGAGCCAGGATTCGATGGCGCGGGCGCGGAAGTCGCGCGCGGCGGTGTACGCCGCGACGCCGAGCAGCACGAACAGCAGCCCGGAGCCGATCAGCGTGACGGCGAGGGACAGGTTCGCGGACGACTGGAACTCCGCGTAGCGCCGGGTGAGCAGCGTGCGCTCCTCCAGCTTCATCTCGTCCACGGTGTCGCGGATGGTGCGCATGGCGTCCAGGCCGCGGTCCTCCTTCACCACGGCGATGGCCTGCCGGCCTTCCCCCCGCAGCTGCAGGTCCACGGTCTCCTGCAGCTCCGCCAGCTTCTCCGTGATGGCGCCCTCCAGCCGGTCCACCCGCTGCCGCTGCACCGCGCTGTCGGCGACGAGCGCGCGAAGCTCCGCGAGCTGCGTGGGCAGCGTCCTCTTCGCGACGGTGTAGGGGCTGAGGTAGCTCTCTCCGCCCGTCAGCAGGAAGCCGCGCTGGCCCGTCTCCGCGTCCTTCACGGTGGACAGCAGCTCCTCCAGCTTCGCCATGACGGAGAAGGTGTGCGTCACCAGCTCCCCCGTGGACGCGCGCGTCTGGAGCGTGCGGTAGGAGAGCAGGGCGATGGCGAGCACGGCCAGCGCCGCCAGCGCGAAGCCCGTGAACGTGGAAGGGGGCAGCGCGGGCCCGAAGCGTTCGACGCGCGGGCTGTCCTTCACCGGGGGCGGGCTCATGGGCACCGCCCCGGGGAGCGCGGGGGAAGGTCAGTCAGGATGAAGCGCACGGAAGGACCCGTCCGACGAAGGTGAACGGGTTCCGTACCATGGCGGCCGGGTGCGTCTGGGAACCGTGACCGCCCGAGTGTCGGCTTGTGCGCGGCCGGAAGCGCGAGTGGCTAGAAGGCCCCGGACAGGCCCACCATCTGGCTGCCCACCATCGGGTTGAGCGACACGGAAGACGCCCGGGTGGCGGCCGGATGAACGTCGTCGTCCACGCGCCCGTGCAGGAGCAGGGGCACGGCGAGGCCGAACGCGGTGCCCAGCACGGCGCCGGTGAGCACGTCGGAGAGGTAGTGCTTGTCCGCGCCCATGCGCAGCAGGCCTACGCCAGCGGCGAGCGGCAGGCCCACCCCCCAGATGAGCCCCTGGTGCTTGTAGCCGCGCAGGGAGGCCACGGTGCCGGCGGACACGGCCAGGGAGAAGGCCAGGTTGGTGTGGCCGCTGTAGAAGGACAGGTTGTTGTCGGTGGGGTGCGCGGTGAGGCCCTTGGCTTCGTCCGAGAGGACGTGGACGAAGGGGCGCTCGCGGCCCACGGCGAACTTCACCGCCTGGTTGGCGACGGACGCGAAGACGGCGCTCTGCACCATGATGGTGGCGTCCTGGGCGAAGTACTCGCGGGACGCGCCGCTGCTGTGACCCACGGCGTACTGGGTACCCAGCAGGGCCAGCGGCAGGCCCGCGAACCCCAGGACGTTGCTCCAGGTGTCCGCGCGCCTGCGGGACGCTTCCGTTTCGCCCGCGATGCCTCGGCCCCAGCGGTCCAGGCGGTTGAGCCGGTCGGTGCCGTCCGGAGCGCGGTCGCACCAGCGGCACTGCGCCGGGGCCAGGTTGTCCTTGAACACCGACTCGCTGGAGATCCACAGCACGCCCGCGGTGCCGGTGAGGATGCCGTCGCGGGTCCAGTTGAAGCGCAGCGCGCGCGGAGCATCCGAGGAGGTGTCCTGCGCGGCGGCGGGGGACAGCGGCGCCAGCAGGAGCAGGCAGAAGGTGACGAGGGTCCGGTAGGAGGCAAGCATGGGGCGGCGGAGCATAAGGGCGCTCCGCCCCTTCACGGCAATCCAGGCCGCGTGGGGTTCAGCGAGCCCCGGCCTCGTCCTCCTCGACGAGCCGCGCCAGGAAGTCGCCCAGGGCCTTGACCTTGGGTGGGGTGCGCCGGGCCTGGGGCCACACCAGCCACAGCGCGCCGCGCTCCAGGGAGTGTTCACGGAGGAAGGGGCGCAGAGTGCCGGCCTCCAGCTCCGGGCGGATCATCAGCTCCACGAACTGGGCGATGCCGAAGCCCGCCCGGGCCGCGTGGGTGACGGCCTCGCTGTTGTTGAAGACGAAGGTCTCCGGGATGCGAGGCGCGGGGGCGCCCGCGGGCTGGCGCAGGGCCCACGACTCCACGCGGCCGGTGGACACGAAGCGGTAGCGGATGCAGTCGTGTTCCTGGAGCGCGTCGAGCGAGCGCGGCGTGCCGTGCGCCTGGAGGTAGGCGGGGGAGGCGCAGAGGATGAAGCGCTTGGGGCCCAGGCGGCGGCGCATGAGGCGCGAGTCGGTGAGCTCGCCGCAGCGCACGGCCGCGTCCAGTCCGTCTCCGACGATGTCGGCCAGGTGGTCGTTGACGTCCAGGTCCAGCTCCAGGTGCGGGTACTCGCGGCGGAAGCGCTGGAGGTTGGGGATGATGAGCCGCAGGGCGAGCATCTCCGGGACGGAGACGCGCACACGGCCGCGAGGCGTGCGCACGGCATGCGCGAGCTCCGACTCGGCGTCGCGCAGTTCGGTGAGGGCGCGCACGCAGCGCTCGTGGAAGCGGGCGCCCTGTTCGGTGAGGTGCATGCGCCGCGTGGTGCGCTGGACGAGGCGGGTGCCCAGGCGTTCCTCCAGGCGGGCCACGCTCTTGCTGGCGGCGGAAGGCGTGATGCCCAGCGCGCGGGCCGCGGAGGCGAAGCTGCCGGTCTCCGCGACGCGAGCGAAGACGCCGATGGCGGACAGGCTCTCCATGCGTTCCTCCAGGGCTCCATGATTCAGGACACGGGTGTCCCGGGTGAAATGGCAGGCAGCGTCATTTCGCGCACGTCTTTTCCACCGCATGAATGCTGGCGAAAGGAAGCACACGCCATGTCCAAGCCCTGTAATGCACAATCATCCGCCGGAGACACGGGAAGCCCGTCCGCGGTTTCGCGTCGAGGAGTCCTGACCGCGGGCGCCGCGCTGATGCTCACGGGATGCACGCCCCCGTCCGCTACTGGCTCACGCGCGTCTTCGGACGAAGTGAACAAGCTGGGGCCAGCGGCCTTCACGCAGCACCGGTTCACCTCCGCGGACGGGACCTCGTTGTCCTACTTCCGGCAGGGCCAGGGACCCGCGCTCGTCTGGGTCCACGGCACGCTGAGCACCTGGGACGACTGGAGGGACGTCGCATCGCGGCTGTCCCCACGCTTCACGAACTTCGTGCTGGAGCGGCGTGGGCGAGGCGCCAGCGCGGACGGGACGGCGTATGCATTGGAGCGCGAAGTGGAGGACGTGCTCGCGCTGATGCAGGAGGCCGGGCCGGGAGCCTCGCTGTTCGGCCACTCGCTGGGCGCAATCCTCGCGCTGGAGGCGGCGACACGAAGGCCTCCGGCGAGGCTGGTGCTCTATGAGCCCCCGTTCCCCGTCTCCCAGCGCATCGCGCGCGAATCCGTGGACCTCGTCCGGACGACCTGGAAGCGCGAGGGACCGGACGCGGCGCTCGTGGCCGCGCAGCACCACATCTTCCGGATGCTCAAGCCGGAGCAACTCGAAGCCTTCCGTCAGACGCCCCAGTGGGCGAAGCAGCTCGGCATGATGGAGACCTTCCTGCGGGAAGTCAGCGCGGTGGCGGACCTCCCATTGGGCGTGGATCGTTTCAGCGCGGTGGACACCAAGACCCTCGTGCTCCTGGGAAGCCAGAGCCCCCACGTGCTCCTCGTGGAGCCAGCCCACGCACTCGCGAAGACGCTCCCGCAAGTCTCCCTGCGCGTGCTGCCGGGCCAGGGACACGTGGCCCACGTCACCGCCCCCGCGCTGCTCGCAAGCGAGGTGGAGACCTTCCTCACCGCGCGCTGATCCGACCGCAAAGCGGTCCACCGCCCCTTCAGGTGCTGATCGGACAGGTTCTCGCGACGCCGCCGTCGCCGAAGCTCACGGCCGCCGCGGATGCCTGCCTCAATGGTCCCAAACCTGTCCGACAGTCGGACAGGTTTCCTCGGCTCACCATCGCGGAGGCACCTGGCCCAGGCGGGTACCGGCTTCGGTTCTTCCAAACTGGTCCGACAGTCGGACCAGTTTCCTTGGCTCGCCGCCGCGGAGGCACCTGGCCAAGCGGGGACCAGCCCAGGTCGTTCAGTCAGTCGGGCTCTCGGACCGGTCTGACGGCTTCGCTGTCGCGGAGGATCTCAGCCACGACGGGTAAACCTCTCCGGTGGTCCAAACCTGTCCGACGGTCAGACTGGTTTTCGGGCGTCCGCCGTTGCCGAAGCTCCCGGCCCCGGTGGGCACTGGCCTGGGGGTTCCACGCCCGGTCCGACTGTCGGACAGGTTTCCTCGGCTCACCATTGCGGCGGCTCCTGGCTCATGTGGGTGCCGGCCTCGGTCCTTCCAAACTGGTCCGACAGTCGGACCAGTTTCCTTGGCTCGCCTCCGACGAGGCTGCATGTGCCTGCCCCCGTCCTTCCAAACTGGTCCGACAGTCGGACCAGTTCGTGGGGTGCGCCGCCCATGAGGGCTCACAGGGGCAGTCCTCTTTTCCCAGCCGGCAGCACGCAGGTCCCAAGACTCGGGAGTCCTCGGGCTGAACAGCGCTGTCCAGGTCGGGAGGAAGGCCTGTGTCCTCGGACTTCCCGGGTTCCGAGGGCAGCAGGCGGGCGGACTACGGGCCAGGGTGTGGGAATGCCCTCAAAGGAGCATGAAAACGGCGCCCCTGGCCGTTCTAGAGTCCTCGCCCCGCATGTCCCGCCCTGGCCGCACACTCCACGTCTTCCCCGATGCCGCGCGCCGCCAGGCTGCCCTGCGGGCGGAGCGGCGTGCGCGGGGCATCGCCGTGGGGACCCACCTGCTCACGTGGGACGACTTCGTCCACGCCCTGGGTGGGGCTCGCGAGCTCAACCGGCGGCCCTGTCCCGCGATGACGGCCCGGGCCGTGGTGGCGGGCCTGGGCACCACGCTGGGCCCCACGCCGTTCGGCGACTACGTGCGCGAGCCCGCCTTCGCCCGCGCCGCCGCGGACGTGCTGCTGGACCTCAAGGCCGGGCGCCTCTCCCCGCGCGAACTCCAGGACGCCGCCGAGGTCCTGCCGCCAGAGCGCCGCACCCGCGCACGCGTCCTCGCGCGGCTCTATCACCTGTACGAACAGCGCCTCGCGGAGCTGGGGCTCGCGGACCGCGAGGACGTGCTCCGGGGCGCGCGTGAGGCGCTCGACCGGGGTGCGTGGCCCACGGGCTGGGACGGCGTCACGGGGCTCGTGCTCCATGGCGTCTACGACGTGCGCCCGTCGAAGCTGGAGCTGCTGATGGGCCTCGCCGCGGCGTGCGAGGCGCGCCGTGTGTCGCTGCGCGTGGAGACGCCCGTGGGCGGCTCTCCCGTGGCGGACGCGGCGCTCGCGGCGCTGTTCCGCGCGTTCGAGAACCGGGGCGAGACGATGCCCCACGTCGACCTCTTCAAGGCGGACGTCACCTTCGAGGGCCGGCCCTTCACGGACCTGGGACGGCACCTGTTCTCACCCCGCGCCGCGCGAGACGTGCTCAAGGGCGCGGTGGACGGGCTGTCCGTGTGGAACGCGACGTCCGCTCGCGAGGAGGCCCGCGTGGTGGCCCGCGACGTGCGGCGGCTCATCGACTCGGGCAGCGCGCCGGGCGACATCGCCATCGCGTACCGCGACCTGGGGCCGGAATCGGGCTGGCTCGCGGAGGCCCTGGGCGACCTGGGCGTGCCGGTGCGCCTGCCCTGGGGAGAGCCGCTCGCGCTCGCGGGGCCGGTGCGGCTGGCGCTGGAGCTGCCGGTGCTGACGGAGGACGGCTTCCCGGCGGAGCGCGTGGCGGAGCTCGTCTCCAGCCGCTACGTGCCGTCACTGTCGCGCGGAGGCCCGGATGCGCCCGCGACCCTCTTCGCGCTCGCCGCCGCGCGGGACGACCGCCTGGGCGCCACGCGAGGGAAGGGCGCCTACGACGTGCGTCTGGACGGGCTCGCGCGCCGGATGGCCGCGCAGGGCGGCAAGCGCAAGGAGGACGCGGTCAAGGTGATGGCCGTGCGCGCGCTGCGCGACCGCGTGATGCGGCTCATCGACGAGTGCCGCCACATCCCCCAGGAGGCCCCCGCCGCGGAGTCGGTCTCCGCGTGGTGGAAGGTGGTGGAGCGGCTGGGCCTGCTCGACTCCGCGGGGCCCATGGAGGCGAAGGAGGCCGGCGCACTGGGCGCGCGCATCGAGGACGCGCGGGCCCGGGACGACGCGGCGCTCGCGGCCTTCCGCCAGCGGATGGAAGCGCTGCTGCGCTCGCTGCGAGCCGTGGGTGGAGGCCCGCGCATCACCCGGCGCGTGCTGGGCCGGTGGCTCGCGGACGCGCTGCGCGACGTGCACCTGCCCGCGCGAGGCCCCTCCACGGGCGCGGTGGAGGTGCTGGACCTGGCCGAGGTTCCGGGCCGCACCTTCCGCCACCTCTTCGTCGCCGGGCTCACCGAAGGCCGGCTCCCCGGACGGGATCCGCCGTCGCCGCTGCTGGGGGACGCGGAGCGCGTGGCGCTCAACCAGCACCTGACCCGCGACGTCTTCCGCCTCACCGGCGGCGAGTTCGACGACCGTGCACCCTGGCGCCTCACCGAGGACCGGCTGCTCTTCGCCAGCGCGCTCGCGGCGGCGGAGGGCACGTTGAGCCTGTCGTTCGCGGTGAAGGCCTCGGGTGGACAGGAGCAGGTGCCGTCCGCGTTCCTCGAGGAGGTGCGCAGGCTCACCGGCCACAAGTGGGCCACGCGCACGCTGCCCCCCGTGCTGCCGCTGGACGAGGTGCTCACGCCGTCGGAGCTGCGGCGCACCGTGGCGCTGGAGGCGCTGGCGGGCCTGTCGTTCCCCACCTTGCGCGTCACGGAGCCCGACCCCGCGGGAGCGCTGCTCAAGGACCGCTTCGGCACGGACGACTGGTTCCGCACCGCGCGCGAGCTGGCCCACATGGAGGCCGCGCGCCTGCGCTTCTTCGGCCGCGAGGACGAACTGCCCGGCGAGTTCACCGGCGGCGTGCAGGGTCCCCTGTTGGAGCAGAAGCTGCGCGAGACGTTCCACTTCGGCCTGGAGCGCCCGCTGTCCGCGAGCGCCCTGTCGAAGTTCGGCAACTGCGGCTTCCAGGGCTTCATCGCGTACGGCCTCAAGGTGGCCGAGCCCGTGGTGGCCAGCGAGGAGTTCGACGCCCGCGGACGCGGCACCTTCTGGCACCGCGTGATGGAGGAGGTCTTCCAGACGCTCAAGGAGAAGAAGCTCCTGGGGCAGGCGCCGGAGGACATCCCCGACGACGTGTTGGAGAAGGCGGTCAAGAAGGCCAGCCGCCACTTCGCGGAGCTCAACCACGTGGGCCACCACGAGCTGTGGAAGCTCGCGGGCGAGAAGGCCCACGCGATGGTCCGGCGCATCCTCACGGATCAGCGGCGCGGCCTGCCCTTCGACCCGCTGGTGCCCGAGGGCTTCGAGCTGCGCTTCGGCCCGGCCGCGGAGGACAAGCGCTGGGCCGACGTGAAGCTGATGGTGGCGGATGACGCCATCGTCTTCGAGGGGCAGATCGACCGGCTGGACACGGCCGGCACGGAAGTGGGCGTCATCGACTACAAGACGGGCCGCCTGGACAAGCGCACGCTGAAGGAGAACCTGCTGCGCTCGGACTTCCAGCTCCCGCTGTACCTCTACGCCGCGCGCGTGGCCGGCCACGTGGGCGCGAAGAACGCGGCGTGGTTCTCGCTGCGCACGGGCGACGCCATCCACCTGTCCTCCGTGCTGCCGGCCGCGGAGCTGGAGGACCTGCTGTCCACCGACCCGGAGGTGCGCCAGCGCGTGGCGGAGTCCGCCGGGCTCAACCTGCCCAACGCGGTGGAGGACCTGGTGCGGCGCCTGCGCAAGGGCGACTT
This window encodes:
- a CDS encoding metallophosphoesterase family protein, which codes for MPQDSLLVAALGDIHGRFHRVEAWLDALEAARGRRVDLVLAVGDVEAFRRADDHRRKAAKRAMPAEFAEYADGVRRVKRPLYFIGGNNEDFEALHDLPQGGELAPDVHYLGRAGLRTLGPLRVAYLSGIHAPRFIDQPLKRPTSLDTAKQAGYFRTPEVEQVASARDVDLLLVHEWPRGIVQKARDERLAPARPLPSPWIGNPVTRKLVDTVHPKWVLCGHSHKPFAVALETHGRTTSRVACLDQAARPDTAVFWLEFEGREAQRAGWGVSGVATWQAGQRWGMHTLPPTEPDGPGSVPADNGATA
- a CDS encoding response regulator, translating into MASRVKCLLVDDLEENLLALSAVLRRDDVEVHCARSGAEALELLLQHEFALALVDVQMPEMDGFELAELMRGSERTRDVPIIFVTAGTGDPGRSFKGYEAGAVDFLYKPLEARALRSKAEVFFQVHRQKQQLAQQLDTLAETLRLNEMFTAVLGHDLRNPLSAILTAADLLQRRSDDEAVKKTATRMMTAGKRMGRMIEDVLDLARARLAGGIPLRRGETDFGQLVQRMVQEHQTAWPRHRIEVQQDGDLVGDWDADRLAQVASNLIGNALQHGDAAEPVRIRVDGTRDDALRFTITNVGVIPPHQLPFLFDPFRGGNQRRGRGEGLGLGLYIVQQIIHAHQGGVEVLSGTGPYTEFRVELPRKGVDIIKL
- a CDS encoding chemotaxis protein CheB; this translates as MSRPRHPSAPPPATRVDAIVLGASAGGVEALSRLLPTLPRDFRPALLIVIHIPRGHPSLLVNVFTPHCALPVHEAGDKQPIEPGTVYFAPPDYHLLVDRDAHGPTLALSQDAPVHFSRPAIDVLFESAADVYGARLGGVLLTGANTDGALGLQAVHRAGGVTLVQKPDTARVATMPAAALAAGPVDFVLPLEQMPAVFRAWGDGGAI
- a CDS encoding CheR family methyltransferase; the protein is MRPRMLDVASKDFDIELRLLLEALYLKYHYDFRGYAASSLKRRLAQAADHFDCATLSQLQDRVLHEPALFPALLDYLTVQVSELFRDPSYYRALREHVVPVLRTYPSLKVWIAGCSTGEEAWSLAILLREEGLLERTLIYATDINPSALQRAEAGVYAVERIAAFTQNHRLSGARTSLSDYYTAAYGGAVFDRSLKGHIVFSDHSLATDSVFAEVQLLSCRNVLIYFNRELQERALGLFAESLCHKGFLGLGARESLRFSSHEATFTPVVPEDRLYQKR